A portion of the Halopelagius inordinatus genome contains these proteins:
- a CDS encoding YihY/virulence factor BrkB family protein, translating into MDGQFERARSGVRAAVREMRREDITFMAASIAYHALVSLLPIFLLLSLVLSATGRGRFVGTVVRLTGVFLPEAGQQVVANALGGATGSVGLSVVSVGVLLWGTSKIFRAMDAAFAQIYDTERKLSLVGQFSDALIVVLAVGGAAVVAVLVGSVVVVPDGMPFSWALDGLVAVLGLTVAFFPMYYVFPNIDVSVREVLPGVVVAAVGWTSLEWLFHLYASASSKPDIYGLLGTVLLLVTWLYVGGLVLLAGASVNATLSGRGGDQTTRRPGKRQFGREVRDAETFENRLDRLVTQADGAGVSAAAVRETLRRRADAVGDARGDEAPETAGSDDRSRGG; encoded by the coding sequence ATGGATGGTCAGTTCGAGCGTGCGCGTTCGGGTGTCCGGGCGGCCGTTCGCGAGATGCGACGGGAGGACATCACGTTCATGGCCGCCAGCATCGCCTACCACGCACTCGTCTCGCTGCTACCGATTTTCCTCCTTTTGTCGCTTGTTCTGTCGGCCACCGGGCGGGGACGGTTCGTCGGAACCGTCGTGAGGCTCACGGGCGTCTTCCTCCCGGAGGCGGGTCAGCAGGTGGTGGCCAATGCGCTCGGCGGCGCGACCGGCAGCGTCGGTCTCTCGGTCGTCAGCGTCGGCGTACTCCTGTGGGGGACGAGCAAGATATTCCGCGCGATGGACGCGGCGTTCGCACAGATATACGACACCGAACGGAAACTCTCGCTCGTGGGGCAGTTCAGCGACGCGCTCATCGTGGTGCTCGCGGTGGGCGGGGCTGCCGTCGTCGCGGTCCTCGTCGGCTCGGTCGTCGTCGTGCCCGACGGAATGCCGTTCTCGTGGGCGCTCGACGGCCTCGTGGCCGTCCTCGGACTGACGGTCGCGTTCTTCCCGATGTACTACGTCTTCCCGAACATCGACGTCTCGGTCCGAGAAGTTCTCCCCGGCGTGGTGGTCGCAGCGGTCGGGTGGACGAGTCTGGAGTGGCTCTTTCACCTGTACGCCTCGGCCTCCAGCAAGCCCGACATCTACGGGTTACTCGGAACGGTGTTGCTCCTCGTGACGTGGCTCTACGTCGGCGGTCTCGTGTTGCTCGCGGGGGCGTCGGTGAACGCGACGCTGTCGGGGCGGGGCGGCGACCAGACGACGCGGCGGCCGGGAAAGCGGCAGTTCGGAAGAGAGGTGCGAGACGCCGAGACCTTCGAGAACAGACTCGACAGACTGGTCACCCAGGCCGACGGCGCCGGCGTCTCGGCGGCGGCCGTCCGAGAGACTCTCCGGCGACGCGCCGACGCCGTCGGCGACGCGCGAGGCGACGAAGCGCCCGAGACGGCGGGGTCCGACGACCGGTCCCGAGGGGGCTGA
- a CDS encoding DUF7548 family protein: MNTESAASAVGAVACLLLAAVVFAPALLVTQSNVGVAAYYAAGPVGLSVVGFLGLLGVVVFLAGRQGRTDAATVAGLVTVLGVAMLAFALLWVVSLDSNLIYSFPAQYAWIADHRWAVAAVAAVVAVAGGAYAWSVLD; this comes from the coding sequence ATGAACACAGAGTCTGCCGCGTCGGCCGTCGGGGCCGTCGCCTGTCTCCTTTTGGCCGCCGTCGTCTTCGCCCCCGCACTCCTCGTCACGCAGTCGAACGTCGGCGTCGCGGCCTACTACGCCGCCGGACCCGTCGGCCTCTCGGTCGTCGGATTCCTCGGACTTCTCGGCGTCGTCGTCTTCCTCGCGGGGCGACAGGGACGAACCGACGCCGCCACCGTCGCCGGTCTGGTCACCGTCCTCGGCGTCGCGATGCTCGCGTTCGCCCTGCTTTGGGTGGTCTCTCTCGACTCGAACCTGATCTACAGTTTCCCGGCGCAGTACGCGTGGATAGCCGACCACCGGTGGGCCGTCGCCGCCGTCGCCGCCGTCGTCGCCGTCGCAGGCGGCGCGTACGCGTGGAGCGTTCTCGACTGA
- a CDS encoding TenA family protein, whose protein sequence is MSVSDDGDVPDTYEAYAETREKPRFTDWLRERAEPAWSDATEHRFARELGSGELDDDAFRRYVVQDYAFLETLVGAFGHAVGDAPTMASKGRLVDFLGTLTADENDYFERTFDALDVPRAEDAGPTLTPTTRAFENLLRRAAAEGGYAETLAVLVPAEWAYLEWASAVDGASPERFYLAEWVELHANEGFAEFVGWLRSELDREGESISPRRRRRVERLFEQTVELEVEFFESAY, encoded by the coding sequence ATGAGTGTCAGCGACGACGGGGACGTCCCCGATACCTACGAGGCGTACGCGGAGACGCGCGAGAAGCCCCGATTCACCGACTGGCTCCGCGAACGCGCGGAACCGGCGTGGTCGGACGCGACGGAGCACCGGTTCGCACGCGAACTCGGGAGCGGCGAACTCGACGACGACGCGTTTCGACGGTACGTGGTGCAGGATTACGCCTTCCTCGAAACGCTCGTCGGGGCGTTCGGACACGCCGTCGGAGACGCGCCGACGATGGCGTCGAAAGGGCGACTCGTCGATTTTCTCGGGACGCTCACCGCCGACGAGAACGACTACTTCGAGCGCACCTTCGACGCGTTGGACGTCCCGAGAGCCGAGGACGCCGGCCCGACGCTGACGCCGACGACGCGGGCGTTCGAGAATCTCCTGCGCCGGGCCGCCGCGGAGGGCGGGTACGCGGAGACGCTGGCCGTCCTCGTGCCCGCCGAGTGGGCGTATCTGGAGTGGGCGAGCGCTGTCGACGGTGCGTCGCCCGAGCGGTTCTACCTCGCTGAGTGGGTCGAACTCCACGCGAACGAGGGGTTCGCGGAGTTCGTGGGATGGCTTCGGTCGGAACTGGACCGAGAGGGTGAGTCCATCTCACCGCGTCGTCGGAGGCGGGTCGAACGACTCTTCGAGCAGACGGTCGAACTGGAGGTGGAGTTCTTCGAGTCGGCGTACTAA
- a CDS encoding PAS domain S-box protein has product MAPEDVQSDPLSETLAVFDRAERAREPLTTSEVSESLSCTRRTAYDRLTRLADRGVVETKKVGARGRIWWREPQSSETGAEAQSAVVEHDSLLLDVLDEADVGVFVLNDEFEVVWVNDDIERYFGLDRTAVVGRDKRRLLDEEILDTVANPGEFAETVRSTYDDNTYAEEFECRVTAGEHRPERWLEHRSRPIESGRFAGGRVELYYDVTESKRLFRRLSRSHAALERELDDVFERIDDAVFALDDDHRFTYLNRRAERLFDCDASDVVGRSVTDVFAAADDSTGYDAIRRASETQSSVTYEEYFEPLDVWLEGRVYPSETGVSVYVRNADERKQREREQKRYETIFETIDDAVCVFDEDGRLVATNSAFETLTGHSAGDFLDETGRLATDDTLEGVIERYRERSRGGEDTVSVETEATTDGGERVVIESRITRYRSAEGSLRWIAVVRDVTERKEQLRRHERQQERLTALNAVNAVVREISDAIISRPTREEIEREVCTAFAESESYRFAWIAGVDPRRGELTARVEVGVEGYVDEIDLSDARSLNTLEESGPASRAVRTGEIQAVNDPFSDEDFEPWRHLARKYDYQSVAAVPIEYEGTTYGLLGVYADRENAFEEEEQRALEPVGEIVGHAIAANERKQALMGDEAVEVEFRVPNPFGEYGATLPSDGTFRIERTVPLEDGTYLEYGVASAHVLDVLESLVDVIPHWRSLARFDCDSSPARFELYLSEQPVQSAIASLGGYVESAAMADGDFELTVHLSVSTDIRSVTDRLRETYPNVELVARRLVSVEDPFRERLQRQFSEILTERQRTAVETAYYSGFFEWPRESTGEDVAESLGVSAPTFHQHLRRAEKELFGQVLAEQPVTDQ; this is encoded by the coding sequence ATGGCTCCCGAAGACGTGCAGTCGGATCCTCTCTCGGAGACGCTTGCGGTGTTCGACCGAGCGGAGAGGGCCCGCGAACCGTTGACGACGAGCGAAGTCTCCGAATCGCTCTCGTGCACCCGGCGGACGGCGTACGACCGTCTGACCCGACTCGCCGACCGGGGCGTCGTGGAGACGAAGAAAGTCGGCGCGCGCGGGCGAATCTGGTGGCGCGAACCGCAGTCCTCGGAGACGGGGGCGGAGGCGCAAAGCGCCGTCGTCGAACACGATTCGCTGTTGCTCGACGTCCTCGACGAGGCCGACGTGGGCGTGTTCGTCCTGAACGACGAGTTCGAGGTCGTCTGGGTCAACGACGACATCGAACGATACTTCGGCCTCGACCGGACGGCCGTCGTCGGACGCGACAAGCGCCGTCTCTTGGACGAGGAGATTCTCGACACCGTCGCGAACCCCGGCGAGTTCGCCGAGACGGTGCGCTCTACGTACGACGACAACACCTACGCGGAGGAGTTCGAGTGCCGGGTGACGGCCGGGGAGCACCGACCCGAGCGGTGGTTGGAACACCGAAGTCGGCCCATCGAGTCGGGGCGGTTCGCGGGCGGGCGAGTGGAACTGTACTACGACGTGACGGAGTCGAAACGGCTCTTCCGTCGACTGTCTCGCTCGCACGCCGCCCTCGAACGCGAACTCGACGACGTCTTCGAACGAATCGACGACGCGGTGTTCGCCCTCGACGACGACCACCGGTTCACCTACCTCAACCGGCGCGCCGAACGACTGTTCGACTGTGACGCGTCGGACGTGGTCGGTCGGTCGGTCACGGACGTGTTCGCCGCCGCCGACGACTCGACGGGGTACGACGCCATCCGCCGCGCGTCGGAGACGCAGTCGTCCGTGACCTACGAAGAGTACTTCGAACCGCTCGACGTATGGCTCGAAGGGCGCGTGTACCCCTCCGAGACCGGTGTTTCGGTCTACGTTCGGAACGCCGACGAACGAAAGCAGCGCGAACGCGAGCAGAAGCGATACGAGACGATATTCGAGACCATCGACGACGCGGTGTGCGTCTTCGACGAAGACGGGCGACTCGTCGCGACGAACTCGGCCTTCGAGACGCTGACGGGGCACTCGGCGGGCGATTTCCTCGACGAGACGGGGCGGTTAGCCACCGACGATACGCTCGAAGGCGTTATCGAACGCTACAGAGAGCGCTCTCGCGGGGGGGAAGACACCGTGAGCGTGGAGACGGAAGCGACGACCGACGGCGGCGAACGCGTCGTCATCGAGTCTCGAATCACGCGCTATCGCTCCGCCGAGGGTTCTCTGCGGTGGATTGCGGTCGTCCGGGACGTGACGGAGCGGAAAGAACAGCTACGTCGGCACGAACGCCAACAGGAGCGTCTCACCGCCCTCAACGCCGTCAACGCAGTCGTCCGAGAGATATCCGACGCGATAATCAGTCGCCCGACGCGAGAGGAGATAGAGCGGGAGGTCTGTACGGCGTTCGCGGAGTCGGAGTCGTACCGGTTCGCGTGGATCGCGGGCGTCGACCCGCGGCGCGGAGAACTCACCGCCCGCGTCGAAGTCGGTGTCGAGGGCTACGTCGACGAGATAGACCTCTCGGACGCCCGGTCGTTGAACACGTTAGAGGAGAGCGGTCCCGCCAGCCGGGCCGTGCGGACCGGAGAGATACAGGCCGTCAACGACCCGTTCTCCGACGAGGACTTCGAGCCGTGGCGTCACCTCGCGCGGAAGTACGACTACCAGTCCGTGGCGGCCGTCCCCATCGAGTACGAGGGGACGACGTACGGACTCCTCGGGGTGTACGCCGACCGGGAGAACGCCTTCGAGGAGGAAGAACAGCGAGCGCTCGAACCGGTGGGCGAAATCGTCGGCCACGCCATCGCGGCGAACGAGCGCAAACAGGCGCTGATGGGCGACGAAGCCGTCGAAGTCGAGTTCCGAGTTCCGAACCCGTTCGGCGAGTACGGCGCCACGCTACCGTCCGACGGCACGTTCCGCATCGAACGAACCGTCCCCTTGGAGGACGGGACGTACCTGGAGTACGGCGTCGCCAGCGCGCACGTCCTCGACGTGCTCGAATCGCTCGTCGACGTGATTCCTCACTGGCGGTCGCTCGCGAGGTTCGACTGCGACTCCTCGCCCGCCCGGTTCGAACTCTACCTCTCGGAACAACCCGTCCAGTCGGCTATCGCCTCTCTCGGCGGATACGTCGAGTCGGCCGCGATGGCCGACGGCGACTTCGAGTTGACCGTCCACCTCTCGGTTTCGACGGACATCAGGTCCGTCACGGACCGTCTCCGAGAGACGTACCCGAACGTCGAGTTGGTCGCCCGGCGCTTGGTGTCCGTCGAGGACCCGTTCCGAGAGCGCTTGCAACGACAGTTCTCCGAGATACTGACGGAGCGACAGCGCACCGCAGTGGAGACGGCGTACTACTCGGGCTTCTTCGAGTGGCCGAGAGAGAGCACCGGCGAGGACGTCGCGGAGTCCCTCGGCGTGAGTGCGCCGACGTTCCACCAGCATCTCCGGCGGGCCGAAAAGGAACTGTTCGGGCAGGTGCTCGCAGAGCAACCCGTGACAGATCAGTGA
- a CDS encoding Sec-independent protein translocase subunit TatA/TatB → MTDILVPLFPGIPGGPEMLIVLLIIVLLFGANKLPKLARSTGQAMGEFRRGRDELENEIKEGAAADDASTDDDVEADAETDDPDRTTTA, encoded by the coding sequence ATGACAGACATACTCGTTCCTCTGTTCCCCGGGATACCCGGCGGACCGGAGATGCTCATAGTGCTTCTCATCATCGTGTTGCTGTTCGGCGCGAACAAACTGCCGAAACTCGCGCGTTCGACCGGTCAAGCGATGGGCGAGTTCAGACGCGGACGCGACGAACTGGAGAACGAAATCAAAGAGGGCGCCGCCGCGGACGACGCCTCGACGGACGACGACGTAGAAGCCGACGCGGAGACGGACGACCCCGACCGAACGACCACCGCGTAA
- a CDS encoding OB-fold domain-containing protein produces the protein MSDEREMEAYRYPDGSITYPGHPVGPDGEEPVGTVDLSGYTAEIITWTTSTATPPGVREPNSLAVVEFDVDGEPVRAIGQLTVADATESEVSIGDEVRPVYCEELRDPDAGIREKESQAWDGYRFEPV, from the coding sequence ATGAGCGACGAACGCGAGATGGAGGCGTACCGCTACCCCGACGGCAGCATCACCTACCCCGGCCATCCGGTCGGACCCGACGGCGAGGAACCCGTCGGTACCGTCGATTTGAGCGGCTACACCGCCGAGATAATCACGTGGACCACCTCGACTGCGACGCCGCCGGGCGTCCGCGAACCCAACTCACTCGCGGTCGTCGAGTTCGACGTCGACGGCGAACCCGTCCGCGCCATCGGCCAACTCACCGTCGCGGACGCGACCGAAAGCGAGGTGTCCATCGGCGACGAGGTACGGCCCGTCTACTGCGAGGAACTCCGCGACCCCGACGCGGGAATCCGCGAGAAAGAGAGCCAAGCGTGGGACGGCTACCGGTTCGAGCCGGTCTGA
- a CDS encoding thiolase family protein: MERVAVIGASMTRFGQRDAWIRELLAEAGQACLEDAGVAPDEVEHLYVSNMASGEFEGQTGVPNALAQDLAAVPAYTARIDQTSSSGGAGVYAAWQSVASGASEMTMLVGGEKMTHRSTAEATDVIASLTHPVEYKHGVTLPSFAGLTARLYLDEYDAPRESLGKVAVKNHKNGLDNPHAQFRKEVDLETVLESPVVADPLRLYDFCPITDGSAALLFCPESVAREYTDDYAVVSGIGGATDTHVVHERADPTTMGGVVNSSDIAYEMAGLGPDDVDVAELHDMFTILEFLQSEDLGFFEKGEGWKAVEEGVTDRDGELPINTSGGLKSKGHPLGASGVAQVYEIYQQLIGEAGDRQVEADVGLACNVGGFGNCVTTTIMEARQ, translated from the coding sequence ATGGAACGTGTAGCAGTCATCGGCGCGTCGATGACCCGGTTCGGGCAACGCGACGCGTGGATACGCGAGTTGCTCGCCGAGGCCGGACAGGCCTGCCTCGAAGACGCGGGCGTCGCGCCCGACGAGGTGGAGCATCTGTACGTCTCGAACATGGCGAGCGGAGAGTTCGAGGGACAGACGGGCGTCCCGAACGCTCTCGCGCAGGACTTGGCGGCGGTCCCGGCGTACACCGCCCGCATCGACCAGACGTCTTCCTCCGGCGGGGCGGGCGTCTACGCGGCGTGGCAGTCCGTCGCCTCCGGCGCCTCGGAGATGACGATGCTCGTCGGCGGCGAGAAGATGACGCACCGGTCGACGGCGGAGGCGACGGACGTCATCGCCTCTCTGACGCACCCCGTAGAGTACAAACACGGCGTGACGCTCCCGTCGTTTGCGGGTCTCACCGCGCGTCTGTACCTCGACGAGTACGACGCCCCTCGGGAGTCTCTCGGGAAGGTGGCCGTCAAGAACCACAAGAACGGTCTGGACAACCCCCACGCCCAGTTCAGAAAGGAGGTGGATTTAGAGACGGTTCTGGAGTCGCCCGTCGTCGCGGACCCCCTCCGCCTCTACGACTTCTGTCCCATCACAGACGGCTCTGCGGCCCTGCTTTTCTGCCCGGAGTCCGTCGCGCGCGAGTACACGGACGACTACGCCGTCGTCTCCGGTATCGGCGGCGCGACGGACACCCACGTCGTCCACGAACGCGCGGACCCGACGACGATGGGCGGCGTCGTCAACTCCTCGGATATCGCCTACGAGATGGCCGGTCTCGGCCCCGACGACGTGGACGTGGCGGAACTGCACGACATGTTCACCATCCTCGAATTCCTCCAGTCCGAGGACCTCGGCTTCTTCGAGAAAGGCGAGGGCTGGAAAGCCGTCGAGGAGGGCGTCACGGACCGCGACGGCGAGTTACCCATCAACACCTCGGGCGGCCTGAAGTCGAAGGGCCACCCCCTCGGCGCGTCGGGCGTCGCGCAGGTGTACGAGATATACCAGCAGTTGATCGGTGAGGCGGGAGACAGACAGGTCGAGGCGGACGTCGGTCTGGCCTGCAACGTCGGCGGGTTCGGAAACTGCGTCACCACGACCATCATGGAGGCCCGACAATGA
- a CDS encoding DUF7344 domain-containing protein yields MSNSIPHSQLDSLAETDDVSRNDLFEALTESRRRTVLATIATAGTPIELRSLARAVAREETDVTDADVPEEAFERVSVSLYHTHLPKLANLGLIEFDARERVVESAADGVDSLCL; encoded by the coding sequence ATGAGTAACTCCATTCCCCATTCACAACTCGATTCGCTGGCTGAGACGGACGACGTCTCACGCAACGACTTGTTCGAGGCCCTCACAGAGAGTCGGCGCCGTACCGTTCTCGCGACGATAGCGACTGCCGGGACGCCCATCGAACTGCGTTCCCTCGCGCGGGCAGTCGCTCGCGAGGAGACCGACGTCACGGACGCCGACGTCCCCGAGGAGGCGTTCGAGCGGGTGTCGGTGTCTCTGTACCACACTCACCTTCCGAAACTTGCGAACCTGGGTCTCATCGAGTTCGACGCCCGGGAGAGAGTCGTCGAATCCGCGGCGGACGGCGTCGACTCTCTCTGTTTGTAG
- a CDS encoding DUF7547 family protein codes for MSPRRDDGRENRRTESDDELAALLSDLESTLGDLRRELDARDGRKSGEPTDRERERYGYRPPERGDGRDRGDGRDRGDGRDRGDGRRGESPLPRPPSVGELLRFTEEYTIPTVVAALEATIRSLELLRRVLRLADPGRSAFGDDARGGERTAVDRLARSRVGRDALSGLDGALSEMRTALSEADLPEDEASRSVLEEARGLVDEIEARIDEAERARGETRDADRRDREGRSDDARRDRTGGRRESVRIDVTDESATDESEEEENESPADDRPKVDVEAELESIRREIRGDAEPSADTESDASPDESDEDGASDADDADDGRGGSGVADEQTAANSQDSPDDAVESDDANADADDDR; via the coding sequence ATGAGTCCACGACGCGACGACGGCCGCGAGAACCGTCGGACGGAGTCCGACGACGAACTCGCGGCTCTCCTCTCGGACCTCGAATCGACCCTCGGGGACCTCCGCCGAGAACTCGACGCGCGAGACGGACGGAAAAGCGGGGAACCGACCGACCGCGAACGGGAGCGGTACGGCTACAGACCGCCCGAACGGGGCGACGGACGGGACCGAGGCGATGGACGGGACCGAGGCGATGGACGGGACCGAGGCGACGGACGACGCGGAGAGTCGCCGCTTCCGCGCCCGCCGAGCGTCGGCGAACTACTGCGCTTCACGGAGGAGTACACCATCCCGACGGTCGTGGCGGCGTTGGAGGCGACCATCCGGTCGCTCGAACTCCTCCGGCGCGTCCTCCGCCTCGCCGACCCCGGCCGGTCGGCGTTCGGCGACGACGCCCGCGGCGGCGAACGGACCGCGGTGGACCGACTCGCGCGCAGTCGAGTGGGTCGAGACGCTCTCTCGGGCCTCGACGGCGCGCTTTCGGAGATGCGAACCGCGCTCTCGGAGGCCGACTTACCCGAAGACGAGGCGTCGCGGTCCGTCCTCGAAGAGGCGCGAGGACTGGTCGACGAGATAGAGGCGCGCATCGACGAGGCCGAACGCGCGCGAGGGGAGACGCGCGACGCCGACCGGAGAGACCGGGAAGGACGAAGCGACGACGCCCGACGCGACCGGACGGGCGGACGGCGCGAGTCGGTCCGTATCGACGTGACGGACGAGAGCGCGACGGACGAAAGCGAGGAGGAAGAAAACGAGTCCCCGGCGGACGACAGACCGAAAGTGGACGTGGAGGCCGAACTGGAGTCGATACGGCGAGAGATACGCGGAGACGCCGAACCGTCGGCGGACACGGAGTCGGATGCGTCCCCGGACGAATCCGACGAGGACGGTGCGAGCGACGCGGACGACGCGGACGACGGCCGAGGCGGTTCGGGCGTCGCCGACGAGCAAACCGCAGCGAACAGTCAGGATTCGCCCGACGACGCCGTCGAGAGTGACGACGCTAACGCAGACGCGGACGACGACCGGTGA
- a CDS encoding MFS transporter, with the protein MGSGVGGTAGLFRDREFAALAGTAFARSQAYSTILIALALYAEQFGTTGFVEGLFGTAFAVVQLLIVLPLGRKVDTGNAKRFLLAGLALNVVVFFGFTLVQNSTHVVLVRMLQGLGASMLWITGSTVVGEISPDDASGRWLGAYNQVAAFSSLAGDVVGGYLLYAYDFALTYAVLSGVTVVAFVLVWRYLRTNPGGRKDPEDATGAETLRALFSRPMIRSLVFFRLAFSVGKMAVIIFLPIFARVEFGINAFAIGWILAGGKVTKTLVQGYMGDLTDRLGGKHRFVAAGALLYGVGTALIPLALFFEGVVDPVTFSAFGDTQRLGGAFFALFFAYGVLGIADSIRLPASMALFVEEGERFDSVASSMSLRSISWKIGQVAGPVLVGTIKDFVSTTVAFLTAAGFVLVATGVFVATYYRSAGAEATTPTPGD; encoded by the coding sequence ATGGGTTCGGGAGTCGGCGGCACCGCGGGGCTGTTTCGCGACCGAGAGTTCGCGGCACTCGCCGGAACCGCGTTCGCGCGGAGTCAAGCGTACTCGACGATACTCATCGCTCTCGCCCTCTACGCCGAGCAGTTCGGGACGACGGGGTTCGTCGAGGGACTGTTCGGAACCGCCTTCGCCGTCGTTCAACTGCTCATTGTCCTCCCACTCGGACGGAAAGTGGACACGGGCAACGCAAAGCGGTTTCTGCTCGCCGGACTCGCTCTCAACGTCGTCGTCTTCTTCGGATTCACCCTCGTCCAGAACTCGACGCACGTCGTCCTCGTCCGGATGCTCCAAGGCCTCGGCGCGAGCATGCTCTGGATTACCGGCTCTACGGTCGTCGGCGAGATTAGTCCCGACGACGCCAGCGGTCGGTGGCTGGGCGCTTACAATCAGGTGGCGGCGTTCTCCAGTCTCGCGGGCGACGTGGTGGGCGGCTACCTGCTCTACGCGTACGACTTCGCGCTGACGTACGCCGTTCTCAGCGGCGTCACCGTCGTCGCGTTCGTCCTCGTGTGGCGCTACCTCCGCACGAACCCCGGCGGCAGGAAAGACCCGGAGGACGCGACCGGCGCAGAGACGCTCCGCGCCCTGTTCTCTCGGCCGATGATTCGGTCGCTCGTCTTCTTCCGCCTCGCGTTCAGCGTCGGTAAGATGGCCGTCATCATCTTCCTGCCCATCTTCGCCCGCGTGGAGTTCGGCATCAACGCCTTCGCAATCGGCTGGATCCTCGCGGGCGGGAAGGTGACGAAGACGCTCGTACAGGGGTACATGGGCGACCTAACCGACAGACTCGGCGGGAAACACCGGTTCGTCGCCGCCGGCGCACTCCTCTACGGCGTCGGAACCGCGCTCATCCCGCTCGCGCTGTTTTTCGAGGGCGTCGTAGACCCCGTCACGTTCTCCGCGTTCGGCGACACACAGCGACTCGGCGGCGCGTTCTTCGCTCTGTTCTTCGCCTACGGCGTCCTCGGAATCGCGGACAGCATCCGCCTGCCCGCGAGTATGGCGCTTTTCGTCGAAGAGGGCGAACGGTTCGACTCCGTGGCGTCGAGCATGTCGCTTCGCTCCATCTCGTGGAAGATAGGGCAGGTGGCGGGGCCGGTGCTCGTCGGCACCATCAAGGACTTCGTCTCCACGACGGTGGCGTTTCTCACCGCCGCGGGCTTCGTCCTCGTGGCGACGGGCGTGTTCGTCGCGACGTACTACCGGTCTGCAGGCGCGGAGGCGACGACGCCGACGCCGGGCGACTGA